One Betta splendens chromosome 5, fBetSpl5.4, whole genome shotgun sequence genomic window, TCAGAGTTCCCACATCTGCATCCGGCAGCACTTTGTCATATTCATCTCAAACGTCTGGACCAGATGCATGTAGGAATCCCGACCAGCACAACGCGACCCATACGCACACGTGCTGGAACCAAAGGAGGGCTTCATCACAGGTTCTTCAACATTGTCAGAGGAAAAGGCGCCGGACGACGCTGATTCAAGGAGCAGAACAACGCAGACACAGGCTTCAATGTGCTTCCCTCCAGTCTGTCACCAGTCAGTGGGGTAGTAGTGTGTCAgggtcaaaaaaaaaactagtgagCTTCCTAAATACTATGTGAATGGAAGGTCATAAAAAGTTAAATATTCAATTCTAATTTAACACAGATTTGAAAATGTAGCCAATAATTATTTGCACAATAAAAGTTGAATCCACCGCCACATTTGTCTCTACTGCTCTTTGTGTGCGACCTTCCATTTGTCGTGTGACTGGTCTGCGTCCTGGTCCAGTCTGAGGGGATCAAGGCATTTAACAGCGGGGCTCCACTGAGCCCGGACACCAGAAGGCACATGCAGACGCTGAAGCGGGCGAGGACCGGTGCCGGTCGGGTCCGCGGCGCTCAGAACCGGCACCGGGGCTCCAGAACCACCAGCACGTTCTCACTGAACTGTTCTGAACTGGGATGATTTACCGTGGGACCGAAGGAGGCGTGTGCTGAGCAGCGCTGACCAATTAGGAAGCTTCACTTTAAGCCGTTCCCGAGCGGCGCGTGTGGAAATACTGGGAATTCATCACTTTTATCCTCTAAAAACCAACACGCACACGCTGAACTAGAAAAGGCCACTTGAACCCAGAACGTCCACGTCCTGCGCCAgtcatcagcagcttcactcgcTCCAAGTTGGATTTAAAAAAGTGACCCATTGAAGTAAAATGACCTTTTTTGTTCTCaatgaataaacaacaataacatcaacaacaataaaaacattgaaCACTACATTAGAATATGACTAATATTATAAAAAGGCAAATAGTAGGTGTATTGCAACGCTCTCTGCAACATCACTATCAAatccatcttcatcatcctcactCTCCACAACATCcaatcatcattatcattgtcTGAGACAGTAATGGGGCGTGGCCTGGGATGATTGACAGCCCAGACCGACCACTCATTACGCCCGTCTCAGCGCAGGCAGGCACACTTGTAACAACGCAGcaacatcaataaacaataacacGCTCGTAACGAGACCGGGGCCGCGAGGCCGGGCCTGAAGGAGCTCCGTCACTGGACGCAGGCGTCTCAGGGGAACAGGCAGCGTCTgcgcagacaggaagcgggAGGGCGGAAGCGGGCGTGTGGTCCGAGCCGGCGCTGTTTAGTCTGCCGCTCGTGTTTGGGTTCAGTCTCGACTCCAGGGCTAATTACACACGCACGGCTGCTCTGGGAACAGTGGACGCCCAGACGCACTAACACTAACAGTGGATGGAAGCAGAGACGTGTGGGACCGCGAACAGATGCAGATCAGCACTGTCATCACGGCTCATTTGAGGAGCTTTaaacctgatcagctgttctggctccagctccagcgtaATCAGGTTCCAGTAATTAGAGACAGAATTATAAGTGTTGGTACTGTAGCCTTAAACTTGTCCCATAGCTCCTATAATGTGCTGAtttctttatgctaagctaagttCGTCAGTGAAGGAATGATTGAGTCAGAGGACACGCGACGTTCCAACACGTTCCTTGTGTAAACATTAGTTCGACTTCTGACAGAAACACTATCGGCTCATTGCCACAACCTTCCTGTTCACTGTGACaggtgaagaggagcaggagcgtGATTAACGCTGGTGAACAGCGGCGTGTAAACGCTCCCTCCGTGTGATCTGACTGATGTGACGCGTGTTTGAAGTTCGGTTCCTCCCGTGTTCCCGTCTGCGCCGCCAGCAGCACTTTGTCTGATGTGAGAACCCACGCAGCCCGTTGAGCTGAGGTCATTTCATTTGAGGGCCCGTCCAGCCCTCTCTTACCCGCTGCAAACCCTCCACAGCAGGAGGCCAAAGTTTAGGAAACAAACAGCCCCGAGAAACTAAAGAAAACCTGAAAAACCTGGATATTCACCCCACAACACGTGTTTCATCAAAGGTGATTCATCCTTtgattaattattatatataacatTCTTTACCTGCTTTGGGTCAATTTCACATGATTATTTGCCCATCATTAAATACAAAATGCAGACTTGAACACATTGTTACTTGGGGCGTTTTTAAATTAAGGACTGAAAGAAAATCTCCGAGGCTTTTACTTAAAGTCGCTTCGGCTTTGGTTGTTTTGGCTGCAGTTCCTTTCTGTTCCTGTGGAGGGCGCTGTTGCATAAAGGCTGGACACTAGAGGGCGCTGGCTTCGCTCAGGACCCCCTGTTAAACCCTCTGACCTCAGTGAACCAACTCTTCCTTTAGTTCCACACCCTTAAAAAGACGCCGCAGGACGAGCCAGCGCCGACACTCGTGTCACTTTTCAACACTTCAGTGTGTCCAGCTTGTAACAACCCGCCTCATGCTGCGTTCAACACACAAAGACTCGCGCTCCAAAGCCAAACATCACAACATGAGAACAGGGGAGTTTGTCACCTGTGTGGCTAATTTGTGTAGTTAAAGGTTTTGGAGCACAACTCTTGGTGTTCTTTAAAAGTGTGGATCTCCAGGTTCAGAGTCTTTGTGTGGAAAAATTCGGACTGTGAATTAATATCGTAGGGAGCTGCGGCTAACGCTGGCTGACGccggctaacgctagctaacaacggctaacgctagctaacgCCGGCTAACGCCGGCTAACGCCGGCTGACGGGATGATTGCGGTCTCTGTCCTGTTGCAGTAAAGTGCTCAGAGACGCCTGAGGAGAGCGAGGCTTCAAcgtcacagcagcacacagtcGGCGTGTCACACATCGAGGGCCTGTAGAGTGACCGGGCGtcaccctccctctcctcacccgACCATAAACGCTGACATTCAAATAACATAAAGCTCTACTCTACTCTGCTCTACTGCTACTTTAAACATTGTCTTGATTAGTTTAAACACTTGTTTATGGTGACAAATTCTGATTAACGTGGCCAAACAGGCTTGACAGGTTTGGTCGAGGTAGTGACGGCCTGCTTCGGGATTGGCTAACGGTTCGGCCAATAgggtgagagagggggagagctACAAGCAGAGTTCTGATTGGACCCACAGGGTGAATCCTGACTTGTTTTTGGCTCACAGGACTCAGACATTTGCATAAAACAgggatttgttttttaaatcaatgGTTCAGTAAAAGTTGTTCTGAGTCCGTTGGACCTAAGTCAGAATGTTGCCATGATATGTTCTCATGATAGCAGCCGCTGTGCACTGATGTGGTtgagcctctgcctccacagtaAGTTGTTCAGGCCACAACAGACAGagctccttcaaaataaaagtctctcTCACACGTTCCACCGGCGCATACTAAAAAATAGTGCAATTCTTTTTAGCATTTATATAAATAACTCTAAATTCGTGCTTCGAAGTTTGCTCTCGGTTTGCatacatgtgtatatatatattccttATGTAACGTATATACATGCCAACATGTACGCAGGAAAATGTTCAACATGGACGTTGGCACGCCAACAGATtactgctgttttctttttctatcaCTAGTCaacatataaaaacaaacaaaacaacacagttaCTCATAGGAATCCATCACGTTTAGAAAAATACCCcgactctctgctctcgctcaTCGATCATATTGCAATTTTTTCTGTGTGGAACAGTCTTTGTGCAAACCTTCAGAaaccataaaataaaaaagggattTTAGCAACAACTCGTGCATCTGTTGGTTGGTATAAGGCAAAACGTTTAGCTCAAAGACTTTTAGCATTGTGCTGTAACGGGTAAGCTACGATGACGCTAACTACAGCTAAAATGACTCTAGTGTGCTAACGAGGCCCTGGCGTCAGAGCAGGGAGGGGATTATCACTAGAGAACCTCACATCCGGAAGAACCAAGAAGATTGCAACATGTCGCCGCCAATGTGGAGAGGAATTCTCTTGTAAGTGCGAAAAACACAAAGGAACCAAAGGTACGACAGAAACAAGCAgaacatgtaaatatttataatgaTAAAGACTACTTTGTAAGGTTGGAGGCGTCCGTCTCCACGGTTCGACCTCCGTCTCGGACAACATCATCGGTTCATCTGAAGTGCTCCTCGGACAGGAAGTAGCTGTGGAACAGAACGCACCAGATGTTCTCCAGTGACTGCTCTGCAGGAATGAGGTGGTTCCAGGTGTAGTTACCAGCGGAGAAGCCAGCGGTGCTGCTTCCCCTCTGTCCCACCGTTTTCCAGGAAGTGATGGAAACTGCAGGACTGACGGGATCAGCTGCAACGTCTGACACGAAGCAGCCCTTCACGCGTTCAGAGGAGGTTTCACCTTTGCTTCCCTGTTGGTCAACGACCGGCAGACATAATCCAGGTTCCTGCAGGCTAGGAATGATGTAGTACAGTCACAGCTGCTGGGGTTTCTGGGATTTCTCCTTCGTGTTCCTTGCATTCCTGTTGTCCACGCTTCCTTGCTGAAGCGGAGGTCGGAGCAGGCCGTGGATGACTGCGGACGCGGGCGCCTGAGAGGACGACACCGTCCGCTGGTTGTGGCCGGGGTGGAGGGAGGCCGGGTGGTAGTAGTGGCCAATCACCTCGCTGTAGGCCGGGGGAGCGCCTTCCAGCCGAGAGgcctgcttctgctgcctgGACAGGGCCTCCTGCGCTTCCAGCACGCTGATGCCTGAGTGGGCACTTGGAGGAGGAGCCTGCAGACTGGACGCAGGGCACGAAAGCACAAGGTGAAATAAACAGTGGGAGCAGTTACATTAAAAGCTGTGGACGCCACCGTTACCTGGCCTGCAGATAGGAGTTGGACGGGTCGAGTGGGTGCGAGTCGAACACCGTTCTGTTGGGTGGTGCTCTGACGGACTCGCGGttcagctccatctgctgctccgGGTCTCTGAGCTGCAACGTGCAGGGGCCCTGGTACGGCGGCGGCTCCTCCCCGTCCGACAGGGCGATGGTGGGGGGGAGGTCGATGATGCTCTGGGGCAGGTAGGGATACGTGGGCTGGAAGCGGCTCGGGGCGTATGTGTGCTGGAAGCGCTGCGACTGGAGCGGAGGCTGGGCCTGGGCGTGATGGGGCTCCCGCTGAAGGTAGGACGAGGGGATGCCTCTGTCCGGGGGCCGGGGGTTATACACCTGGGGCTGAGAGGAACAACGTCACATCCTGCTGCGCGACACCCTACAAACAGGAGCTCGTGTTCCTAGTAAAGAACCCACCTCATTCAGACCACTGCTTGTTCCAGTGGCGTCAGCGGACCAGAGACCAGCCTCCTGCAAGAGACACAAGCACAAAGCTCTAACTTTGTCTCACTTCTTGTGTTCCCTCATGCTTGTGATGGTGCCTTTGAGTTGATCTGTGCAGGACACATttgtccactagagggcagcaccAGTGCACCAGCGCTGACTTCCCCTCATGCTCGGGGTCACGTTCATACAGTTGAAGTGTTGCACATCTTAAATATCAAACCTTGAATCTGTCTTTGACTCATGTTTAAACCACAGCTGATCGCTGGCTGAAGGACAGTGTAACGAGCTGACAACAGGAGCAGCTGGTCGCGGTTTGAGAGgaactctgctgcagcctgcgtGTCTGACAGCAAGTGTGCCAACGTGTCCGTCTGCTAATCAAAGTTAACTGGGACGCTACGAGTCCCCTGAGCTCAGCGAGAGCGTGGCGCATGAGTCCCTGCACATTCATGCCTCatccttcccacacacacacacacacacacacacacacacacacacacacacacacacacacacacacacacactagtttgCTCAGTAGCAGGTGATTCAGGAAGAACATGTGGAGTCATATGTTTGAGGCCTCAGGTGTAAGTCAGAGTGAGTGGTTCTTGGCCCTAATGAAGGGATGAGTCAGTGTGTTAGCGTTAGCCTGCAGCAGCGTCTAATCACCGATCACATGCTGCCAAGAAACAAGTGCTCGTTcttaataaaagcagcagacgcagacggccttttgtttgtctctgcgttgtttgtctttttgatTCACTTTTCTGTTGAAGCTGTAAAGTGAACAGACTCCGTTAATGATGCTGCTCCACAAATTAACTGAAGAGGCTGCAGTGAAAAGCGCTTGATTGCCGTTCGTCTGCGAACGCACAGGTTGTAACTCGAAGCTTTATATTTGTTGCATTTGTGGATATTGACTCAATCCACGCTGCTGTTTCTATTTACTGCCCTCCTCACGCGTCGTATGTCTGACTCACGAGTGTCCGCTGTCTGAGCGGTTGCTTACAGTAAATACGGGGCAGCGGATCTGCGTGGATGCAGTTCACCAGCGTAATTAAAGCAGATTGGCTTCGCGTCAGTGAAGAACCTGCGCCGTGTGCTGCAGCGCCTTCCCGTGTGTGACTCACGCTGGCCAGCGGCAGGTGCCTCCTGCGAGCCGGGCCGTGTCTGGACAGCAGGGAGCGGGCCGACAGGCGGTAGTGGTTGAGCAGGCAGGTGAtgaccaccaccatcaccatcatcaccaccacgaTCACCAGGATCTGGACGAACTCCAGCTGGGCTGTAGGACAGAGATGAGGGTTAGCGCCGGGAAGCGTCACACGTTGGGCTGCAGGTGGATTAAACCTGTGAGCTTCTACTGCTGCTACAGATTCAAATAAACACGTTAGCAACATTTAATAAGCTATGGCTGCATGGAGGTGTTTCAACTAAGCAACATCATCAAAACTTAATGAATCCATTTACCATCATATCATACAAATAATAGTGTAACATAAAATCAGCTGTTATGACATAATTCATGTTTGAATGAAGTGTCAATGCAAAGAACCAACTGTGAGAGTAGTTCATGTGGTTTTTCAGACTAACTGTATCTGTGTTGTCCTCACATAGAGGTCAGGggtctgacacacagacactcagacactGAGCCAGACgcgagcagacagacagggtgaGCTTTGTTTAGAGACCGTCTGCTCcaaccccctccacacacagagacacacgcacacacacacacacacacacacacacacacacacacagaccatttTTCTCCAGTGTTTTCTCACTGGGCCCAGGCACAGGTCAGAGCCGAGCCACACAGAGGAACATAAAGCTGCTGTGGACCTGCAGACACCACGTAGACTACAGGCCGCCGTTCAGACGGTTCAGCCCGACCCGGTCACGTGGTACCAAACACGTACTAATGCACTGTTTGCACATGACTCTGATCAAACCCACACATAATCTAAAATCCCATAATAACAACACAGACGGGGCCCAGTTTACGATCAGACAGGAAGTTATTACAAAGCGCTCACATGACCACAAACATTCACAAAGGTCCCGATCATCACGCACAGGTTCAGAGAATGAAGCCGTTTTCAGTTCCAGCACCGACGTCTCAGCGCCGCGCGTACGGACCAGACTCTGCATCACGTCACAGCCTTTATCACCATCAATAGGTTCAATCAGTCAGCAACAACATCCAAACGTCAACAGAGGAAGAAGCAAGCGCGTGCTGTGGCCACAGACCGATTCCTGTGCACTCACTCACCACACACTTGTGTCCGGACACAGTTGTCATGGTTGTGAGTCCCTGACGGAGGCTGCATGTTCTCACTCAGACCTTCTCCACGGGTGGATGTGACTTAAAAGCTCAACGTACTCCCACAGAGCTGCTTTCCAGACttaagttaaaataaaacaaaaagaaagaaataaacgGTTGCAGCCGCAGCGAAGCGCTACATGTCCTGCAGATGCTCCTCGCTGCTCCACCCTCACACTGAGCTGCGTCCAGCTTTGTCTGACACTTTTTCTCACACACATTCCCACGCGGTCCAGACACACTCCCACAGACTGAGGAAACA contains:
- the pmepa1 gene encoding protein TMEPAI isoform X1, whose translation is MFNLMGVLNATAANVSCTCNCKRYTSLQTMEITQLEFVQILVIVVVMMVMVVVITCLLNHYRLSARSLLSRHGPARRRHLPLASEAGLWSADATGTSSGLNEPQVYNPRPPDRGIPSSYLQREPHHAQAQPPLQSQRFQHTYAPSRFQPTYPYLPQSIIDLPPTIALSDGEEPPPYQGPCTLQLRDPEQQMELNRESVRAPPNRTVFDSHPLDPSNSYLQASLQAPPPSAHSGISVLEAQEALSRQQKQASRLEGAPPAYSEVIGHYYHPASLHPGHNQRTVSSSQAPASAVIHGLLRPPLQQGSVDNRNARNTKEKSQKPQQL
- the pmepa1 gene encoding protein TMEPAI isoform X2, with product MQPPSGTHNHDNCVRTQVCAQLEFVQILVIVVVMMVMVVVITCLLNHYRLSARSLLSRHGPARRRHLPLASEAGLWSADATGTSSGLNEPQVYNPRPPDRGIPSSYLQREPHHAQAQPPLQSQRFQHTYAPSRFQPTYPYLPQSIIDLPPTIALSDGEEPPPYQGPCTLQLRDPEQQMELNRESVRAPPNRTVFDSHPLDPSNSYLQASLQAPPPSAHSGISVLEAQEALSRQQKQASRLEGAPPAYSEVIGHYYHPASLHPGHNQRTVSSSQAPASAVIHGLLRPPLQQGSVDNRNARNTKEKSQKPQQL